The Bacillus spongiae genomic interval GAATTACCTCGGCATATTCTTACATGATTTTTTAGATATAGCTGACTTTTCCCCACCTATATCATGTTTATTGAGGCAGGTGGAAAACTATTCATTGTAAATATGTACTTTGATTTTTTAAGAGGTGAACAGTGTGAATAATTTAGATCGTATCGTTTCATGATAAGAAATGGAAATAAGACCAAGAAAAAAAGGAGTAAAAAAATGAAATATAAAAAGCTTATTTTATGCGTTGTGTGTATGATTCTCTTTTGTGCCATGGTACCGATAAAACCAAAAGCTTCTATTGATGCAAAAGTGTCAGCAGAAGCAGCGATTTTAATGGATCAAAATACTAAAAAGGTTTTATATGATAAAAACATAAATAAAAGAATGAAAATTGCGAGCATTACAAAGATCATGACAGCGATTTTAGCATTAGAAATAGGGGATTTAACAAAGCTCGTAACGATTAGTAATGATGCCGTTGGGGTAGAAGGCTCTTCAATTAATTTGAAACAAGGAGATCAAGTAAAGCTAGAGGATCTTATATACGGTCTCATGCTTAGGTCGGGAAATGACGCTGCTGTCGCCATTGCAGATTACATTGCTGGATCAGAGGAAGAGTTTGTTAAACTGATGAATCGAAAAGCGAGTAGTTTAGGGATGAAGAACACGAACTTTACGAATCCACATGGCTTAGATAACCCGAACCATTACTCTACTGCTTATGATATGGCGTTACTTACACAATACGCGATGCAAAACGCTGAATTCAGGAAGATTTTTAAAACGAAAGAACACCCTATTCCTCCAGAGCTAGTATTAGATACCTCAAC includes:
- a CDS encoding D-alanyl-D-alanine carboxypeptidase family protein, which encodes MKYKKLILCVVCMILFCAMVPIKPKASIDAKVSAEAAILMDQNTKKVLYDKNINKRMKIASITKIMTAILALEIGDLTKLVTISNDAVGVEGSSINLKQGDQVKLEDLIYGLMLRSGNDAAVAIADYIAGSEEEFVKLMNRKASSLGMKNTNFTNPHGLDNPNHYSTAYDMALLTQYAMQNAEFRKIFKTKEHPIPPELVLDTSTWRNKNKLLFDYPYSTGGKTGFTRASGRTLVSTASKDGIDLIVVTLNDPDDWQDHMNLFNLGFKEEG